Proteins co-encoded in one Candidatus Paceibacterota bacterium genomic window:
- a CDS encoding YebC/PmpR family DNA-binding transcriptional regulator, with product MSGHSKWAQIKHQKSITDVKKGKLFSKFSRLISLAAKRGTDPGMNPSLKYAINQAKAANMPADNIEKAIKKGAGSSQEENLEEARYEAFGPGGCSLIIETITDNKNRTFNEIRHLLSQRGVKLGEPGSAAWAFEKESGGAWKAKIPLEIGSAEKESLKKIIDELEDRDDVQKVYTNAKEAETEPEL from the coding sequence ATGTCCGGACATTCAAAGTGGGCCCAGATAAAACACCAAAAATCCATTACGGACGTGAAAAAAGGGAAGCTTTTTTCCAAATTTTCGCGGCTTATTTCTCTTGCGGCAAAAAGAGGGACGGACCCGGGAATGAATCCTTCACTTAAATACGCCATAAATCAGGCAAAGGCCGCGAATATGCCGGCGGATAATATTGAAAAGGCGATAAAAAAAGGGGCGGGATCGAGCCAGGAAGAAAATCTCGAAGAAGCAAGGTATGAAGCGTTCGGACCCGGCGGCTGTTCTCTTATTATTGAAACGATAACCGACAACAAAAACAGAACATTTAACGAAATACGGCATCTGCTTTCTCAGCGAGGAGTAAAACTCGGAGAACCGGGTTCTGCGGCCTGGGCTTTTGAAAAAGAAAGCGGAGGCGCATGGAAAGCGAAAATTCCGCTGGAGATAGGAAGCGCGGAAAAAGAATCGCTTAAAAAAATTATTGACGAACTGGAAGACAGAGACGATGTGCAAAAAGTTTATACTAACGCAAAAGAAGCTGAAACCGAACCCGAACTTTAA
- the tsaE gene encoding tRNA (adenosine(37)-N6)-threonylcarbamoyltransferase complex ATPase subunit type 1 TsaE, whose product MLLLKKDMRNITTKTVNQTQKLAANLAKKIIKAGPLDNGALVVGLVGDLGAGKTVFTQGFAAALGVKEKVVSPTFVLLRRYKIEISGFKNLIHIDAYRIENSEEILELGWKQIVEDPENIIVVEWAERVKNILPKKSIEIKIEHFEKDKRRIGF is encoded by the coding sequence ATGCTATTATTAAAGAAAGATATGCGGAACATAACGACAAAAACCGTAAACCAAACCCAAAAACTGGCGGCAAATTTGGCAAAGAAAATTATTAAAGCCGGGCCTTTAGATAACGGGGCCTTGGTTGTCGGTCTTGTCGGCGATCTCGGGGCCGGCAAAACCGTTTTTACGCAAGGTTTTGCCGCGGCACTTGGTGTAAAAGAAAAAGTAGTTAGCCCGACTTTCGTTTTGCTTCGCCGCTACAAGATAGAAATCTCGGGTTTTAAAAATTTGATTCATATAGACGCCTATAGAATAGAAAATTCCGAAGAAATTTTGGAATTGGGGTGGAAACAGATAGTTGAAGACCCTGAAAATATAATTGTTGTGGAATGGGCGGAGCGCGTTAAAAACATTTTGCCGAAAAAAAGTATTGAGATAAAAATAGAACATTTTGAAAAAGACAAAAGGCGGATAGGTTTTTAA
- the ruvB gene encoding Holliday junction branch migration DNA helicase RuvB, with the protein MTLLKRAKIKEDLSLDSTLRPGSWNEYVGQENIKRNLKILSGAAKERGEPLEHLLFYGPAGLGKTTLAHIIAKEMSSPIKITSGPALEKVGDLASVLTNLSSNDILFIDEAHRLNKMIEEVLYPAMESRSLNIIIGKGPSARTLQLDLPPFTLLAATTRVSLLSSPLRSRFSGGTFKLEFYTVPEIERIIGRSAEILGIRAEKEALLKIAECSRCTPRVANRLLKRCRDYAQVNKKVFLDIKTTEEALGLLEIDKAGLEQADRSILLTIINKFNGGPVGLQALAAAASEETATIEEVYEPYLMQLGFIERTRTGRMATKRAYEHLGLPFPRQDTLL; encoded by the coding sequence ATGACTCTTTTGAAAAGAGCAAAAATAAAAGAAGACCTTTCCCTTGATTCAACCCTGAGACCCGGCTCATGGAACGAATACGTTGGACAGGAGAATATAAAAAGAAACTTGAAAATACTTTCAGGCGCCGCCAAGGAGAGGGGGGAACCGCTGGAGCATCTGCTCTTTTACGGTCCGGCAGGGCTCGGCAAAACCACGCTTGCCCACATCATCGCCAAAGAGATGTCTTCGCCGATAAAAATAACTTCCGGTCCCGCCTTGGAAAAAGTCGGAGACTTGGCATCGGTTCTTACAAATCTTTCTTCAAACGACATCCTTTTTATAGACGAAGCCCATCGCTTAAATAAAATGATAGAAGAAGTTCTCTATCCGGCGATGGAATCGCGTTCGTTAAACATCATAATAGGGAAAGGCCCGTCTGCCAGAACTCTTCAGTTGGATTTGCCCCCCTTTACTCTTTTGGCCGCCACCACAAGAGTTTCTCTTTTGTCGTCTCCCTTGAGGTCGCGTTTTTCCGGCGGAACTTTTAAACTTGAGTTCTATACTGTTCCGGAAATAGAAAGAATAATCGGGAGGTCGGCTGAGATCCTTGGAATTCGCGCGGAAAAGGAAGCTCTTCTTAAAATAGCCGAATGCAGCAGATGCACCCCCCGCGTGGCAAACAGACTTTTAAAAAGGTGCAGGGACTACGCTCAGGTAAATAAAAAAGTTTTCCTTGATATCAAAACGACGGAAGAAGCTCTCGGTCTTCTGGAAATTGACAAAGCAGGGCTTGAACAAGCCGACAGAAGCATACTGCTCACAATAATAAATAAATTTAACGGAGGGCCAGTCGGATTACAGGCTCTTGCCGCGGCGGCGTCGGAAGAAACGGCCACGATAGAAGAAGTTTACGAACCTTATTTAATGCAGCTTGGCTTTATAGAAAGAACAAGGACGGGAAGAATGGCCACAAAAAGAGCTTATGAGCACTTAGGTTTGCCTTTCCCTCGCCAGGACACTTTATTATAA
- a CDS encoding DNA polymerase, whose amino-acid sequence MAALEKQTLVLIDSHAVLHRAFHALPDFVSPGGEPTGALYGFTTTLLKVLKDFNPSHIAACYDLPEPTFRHVSYKNYKAKRPKTDEGLALQIDKSKEILRALGIPVYEKAGFEADDILASIVEQLGESRRKAGASAETSGLKTIITTGDLDTLQLVDDDVSVYTMKRGIQDSVLYDEKAVIERFGFDPKSLPDYKGLMGDPSDNIIGIPGIGEKTAKILIKNFGNIENLYKKLKTEKVSLEKIGIKERIIKLLEEHEEEALFSKVLAETRKDVDTGFFLGDCEWPRGFNKEKSEEIFKELGFRSLVSRLSGFGEKKEPEDKPFSSATPEISESVEKELKIAFWLLDSRRANPKLEEIFSYTGSSSAKEAAAFLISELEKNGMKKLFEEMEKPLIPILSEMEKTGILLDVDYLKLFSKDCRKKLESAKKKIWKLAGVEFNVSSPKQLGDVLFNKMGISAKGLRKTGGGALSTKFSELEKLRDRHEIIEEIFSYRELAKLTTTYIDNLPGLVDKENRLHTTFVQTGTTTGRLSSTDPNLQNIPIRTELGRGVRKAFISPKGFSLLSCDYSQIELRVAASLSGDKKLTKAFNEGKDIHNKVASEVFNVPFDKVDAEMRRRAKVINFGIIYGMGVNSLKKNLNCTREEAELFYDEYFNDFSGMSEYIEKIKMEARKKSFTETFFKRRRYLPEINSPVEYIRKEAERMAINAPIQGTAADIIKIAMVDLGKKMAAKEFSGKARLLLQVHDELLFEVRDDIIEEIASLAKEEMEKIRLPEVPILIEAKIGKNWAEMKKLSVIN is encoded by the coding sequence ATGGCGGCTTTAGAAAAACAAACTCTTGTTCTTATCGATTCTCACGCGGTTTTGCACCGCGCTTTTCACGCTTTGCCTGATTTCGTTTCTCCCGGCGGCGAGCCCACGGGCGCGCTTTACGGATTTACCACCACCTTGTTAAAAGTGTTAAAAGATTTTAACCCTTCGCATATTGCCGCTTGCTATGATTTACCGGAGCCGACTTTCCGCCACGTCTCTTATAAAAATTACAAAGCCAAGAGGCCGAAAACCGACGAGGGGCTTGCTTTGCAGATTGATAAGTCAAAAGAAATTTTAAGAGCTTTGGGAATTCCTGTTTATGAAAAAGCGGGATTTGAAGCTGACGATATTTTGGCTTCAATAGTCGAGCAATTAGGGGAATCCCGACGTAAAGCCGGGGCTTCGGCTGAAACCTCGGGATTAAAAACCATCATAACGACCGGAGATTTGGACACTCTTCAGCTCGTAGACGACGATGTCTCGGTTTACACGATGAAAAGAGGAATCCAGGATTCTGTTTTATACGATGAAAAAGCCGTTATTGAACGTTTTGGCTTTGATCCGAAATCACTTCCCGACTACAAGGGGCTTATGGGCGATCCCTCGGATAATATAATAGGAATACCGGGAATAGGAGAAAAAACCGCGAAAATTTTGATAAAAAATTTCGGAAATATTGAAAATCTTTACAAAAAATTGAAAACAGAAAAAGTTTCCTTGGAAAAAATAGGCATAAAAGAAAGAATTATAAAGCTTCTCGAAGAGCACGAAGAGGAAGCTCTTTTCAGTAAAGTCCTTGCTGAAACAAGAAAAGACGTGGATACGGGATTTTTTCTTGGCGACTGCGAATGGCCGCGCGGTTTTAATAAAGAAAAGTCGGAAGAAATTTTTAAAGAGCTCGGTTTCCGAAGTCTTGTTTCCCGGCTTTCCGGCTTCGGAGAAAAAAAAGAGCCGGAAGATAAACCTTTTTCTTCGGCAACTCCGGAAATTTCCGAAAGTGTAGAAAAAGAACTTAAAATAGCTTTTTGGCTCCTGGATTCAAGAAGAGCGAATCCGAAACTTGAAGAAATTTTTTCCTATACCGGAAGCTCTTCGGCAAAAGAAGCCGCGGCCTTTTTAATTTCCGAGCTTGAAAAAAACGGCATGAAAAAACTTTTTGAAGAAATGGAAAAACCGCTTATCCCTATTCTTTCGGAAATGGAAAAGACTGGAATTCTTCTCGATGTGGATTATCTGAAATTATTTTCAAAAGATTGTCGGAAAAAACTTGAAAGCGCCAAGAAAAAAATATGGAAATTGGCCGGAGTCGAATTCAATGTAAGCTCGCCAAAACAGCTTGGCGACGTTCTTTTTAACAAAATGGGAATTTCCGCGAAAGGCTTGAGAAAAACCGGAGGCGGAGCTCTTTCAACCAAATTTTCCGAGCTTGAAAAGCTAAGGGACAGACACGAAATCATAGAAGAAATTTTTTCCTACCGCGAACTCGCGAAACTCACCACTACATATATAGATAATCTTCCCGGCCTTGTTGATAAAGAAAATCGGCTGCATACGACTTTTGTCCAAACCGGCACGACCACCGGCAGGCTTTCTTCAACGGACCCGAATCTTCAGAATATTCCCATAAGAACAGAGCTTGGCCGAGGGGTCAGAAAAGCGTTTATTTCCCCAAAGGGATTTTCTCTTTTATCGTGCGATTATTCGCAGATAGAACTTCGAGTGGCGGCTTCTCTAAGCGGAGACAAAAAACTTACAAAAGCGTTTAACGAAGGCAAAGACATTCATAATAAAGTCGCTTCGGAAGTTTTTAACGTTCCCTTTGATAAGGTGGACGCTGAGATGAGAAGAAGGGCCAAGGTAATAAACTTCGGAATTATTTACGGGATGGGCGTTAACAGCTTGAAAAAAAATTTGAATTGCACCCGAGAAGAAGCCGAACTTTTTTACGACGAGTACTTTAATGATTTTTCCGGTATGTCCGAGTATATCGAGAAAATAAAAATGGAAGCGAGAAAAAAAAGTTTTACGGAAACTTTTTTCAAGAGGAGACGCTACCTTCCGGAAATAAATTCTCCTGTTGAGTATATAAGAAAAGAAGCGGAAAGGATGGCGATAAACGCTCCTATTCAGGGAACAGCCGCCGATATAATAAAAATTGCCATGGTAGACCTCGGCAAGAAAATGGCGGCGAAGGAATTTTCCGGCAAAGCGCGGCTCCTTCTGCAGGTTCATGACGAACTGCTTTTTGAAGTAAGAGATGATATAATTGAGGAAATCGCGTCTCTCGCGAAAGAAGAAATGGAAAAAATACGCCTGCCCGAAGTTCCTATTTTGATAGAAGCAAAAATCGGGAAAAATTGGGCGGAAATGAAAAAGCTCTCCGTTATAAACTGA
- the ruvC gene encoding crossover junction endodeoxyribonuclease RuvC: MKILGIDPGYGRLGYAVLEKNKSEENLIDYSCVETSPKQKHEERILKIAEKVEEMIKKHKPDILCLEKLFITKNQKTAMAVAEVRGILIFLGTKNGIKIQEYTPLQVKAAVCGNGKASKDQVEKMVKLLIKIRRPVKYDDTYDAIALCLTASATIKI, translated from the coding sequence ATGAAAATTCTCGGAATTGACCCGGGCTACGGCCGTCTGGGATACGCGGTCTTGGAAAAAAACAAGTCGGAAGAAAATCTCATTGATTATTCTTGCGTTGAAACAAGTCCCAAACAAAAACACGAAGAGAGAATTTTAAAAATTGCGGAAAAAGTCGAAGAAATGATAAAAAAACACAAACCGGATATTTTATGCCTGGAAAAACTTTTTATCACCAAAAACCAAAAAACTGCGATGGCGGTCGCCGAAGTAAGAGGAATTTTAATTTTTTTGGGAACCAAAAACGGAATTAAAATACAAGAATACACGCCCCTGCAGGTAAAAGCGGCTGTTTGCGGAAACGGAAAAGCGTCAAAAGACCAGGTTGAAAAAATGGTAAAACTTCTTATAAAAATAAGGCGTCCGGTAAAATATGACGATACCTACGACGCCATAGCGCTGTGCCTTACGGCCTCCGCGACCATAAAAATTTAA
- the tyrS gene encoding tyrosine--tRNA ligase yields MAKADRDKIKQILERNVVEVIEKNDLENLLNSGKKLRIKLGIDPTGPRLHLGRAISLRKLRNFQEAGHKIVLIIGDFTALVGDASDKQSARSQLTKEQIKRNMKDYKKQIGKILDIKKTEFHYNSKWLAKLKFEDVLRIASLFTVHQLIDRRNFKERFEAGKIIGFQEFMYPLMQGYDSVAIKADVEIGGTDQLFNLMAGRKLQEFYGQKPQNIMTLEMLDGLDGQKMSTSQGNVINITDTPDDMFGKIMSMRDEMIMGYFKTTTDISDERLGSIKAGLDSGSLNPLEAKKDLAFEIVRMYHDSAKAERAKEKFESVFQKKELSADSFDEIKVQQGEELSDISVKRGLVASLSSFRRLIKSGSIDFEGEAIKDVHFRIKKSGVVRIGKKIFVKLIVG; encoded by the coding sequence ATGGCTAAAGCGGACAGAGATAAAATAAAACAGATTTTGGAACGGAATGTTGTTGAGGTTATAGAAAAAAACGACTTGGAAAACCTGCTTAATTCCGGTAAAAAATTACGAATTAAACTCGGCATAGACCCGACGGGCCCTCGCCTCCACCTTGGGCGCGCCATTTCTTTAAGAAAACTCAGAAATTTTCAGGAAGCCGGCCATAAAATAGTTTTGATAATTGGAGATTTTACCGCACTTGTCGGAGACGCTTCGGACAAACAATCGGCGCGCAGCCAACTCACAAAAGAGCAGATAAAAAGGAACATGAAGGATTATAAAAAACAGATTGGGAAGATTTTGGATATAAAGAAAACGGAATTTCATTACAACAGCAAATGGCTCGCTAAATTGAAATTTGAAGACGTTTTGCGCATTGCTTCCCTCTTTACCGTCCATCAGCTTATAGATAGAAGAAATTTTAAAGAAAGATTTGAAGCGGGCAAAATTATCGGGTTTCAGGAATTTATGTATCCTCTTATGCAGGGATATGACTCCGTGGCGATAAAAGCGGATGTTGAAATTGGCGGAACCGACCAGCTTTTTAATCTTATGGCGGGAAGAAAGCTCCAGGAATTCTACGGGCAGAAACCTCAAAATATAATGACTCTGGAAATGCTTGACGGGCTTGATGGACAAAAAATGTCCACTTCGCAGGGAAACGTGATAAACATAACCGATACGCCGGACGATATGTTTGGGAAAATCATGTCTATGAGAGACGAGATGATAATGGGATATTTTAAAACAACGACGGATATTTCCGATGAAAGGCTGGGCTCGATTAAAGCAGGTCTTGATTCGGGCAGTTTAAATCCGCTTGAAGCGAAAAAAGATTTAGCTTTTGAAATAGTCAGAATGTACCACGATTCCGCAAAAGCGGAGCGCGCCAAAGAAAAATTTGAAAGCGTTTTTCAAAAAAAAGAATTATCGGCGGATAGTTTTGATGAAATAAAAGTTCAACAGGGCGAAGAGCTCAGTGATATTAGCGTAAAACGCGGACTTGTCGCTTCGTTATCTTCTTTTAGAAGACTTATAAAATCCGGCTCGATTGATTTTGAAGGAGAAGCGATAAAAGATGTGCATTTCAGAATAAAAAAATCCGGAGTTGTCCGGATAGGAAAAAAGATCTTCGTAAAATTGATTGTCGGCTAA
- a CDS encoding PBP1A family penicillin-binding protein — MKRKRKIVKFLPILVILAAIASGLLLVRWFENLAIPDYSTFDQRKVAESTKIYDKTGKNVLYDIHENIKRTVVPYEDIPRNIKNATVAIEDSEFYQHKGISPIGILRALFVDIMSGELKQGGSTITQQLAKNSFLTGEKTFTRKIKELFIALKLEKTLSKDQILTLYLNEIPYGGSNYGIEAAANSFLGKSVKDLTLAEAAYLAALPQAPSYYSPYGVHVDDLEKRKDLVLQRMLNLNFIEEEEYEKAKTEKIAFLTAEEKGIQAPHFVMFVKSYLEEKYGKDIVEQGGLRVITTLDLDLQREAEKIVKKYAEENQVKFNAYNAGLTAVDPKTGQILVMVGSRDWNTDPLPENCTPGVNCKFEPSVNVTAYQKGRQPGSSFKPFVYATAFKKGYIDKTVVFDLFTEFSSLCNPNGTPKPGVKSEVCYHPENYDHVYRGPISLRDALAQSINVPAVKTLYLAGLKDSLATAKDLGINTLGDPSRYGLTLVLGGGEVKLLEMTGAYSVFANDGVKNSLTPILEIKDNEGDILEKFNSKPKRVLEEKIARMINDVLSDNNARTPAFGESSYLYFPERQVAAKTGTTNDYRDAWVIGYTPNFAAGVWVGNNDNSSMEKKVAGFIAAPMWNAFMKKALEQTTKEDFLKPERTGEGELKPVLTGNWRGGIIYIVDKITGKLATNNTPEEMKEIKVLTQIHSILYWVDKNNPLGEKPSNPGEDPQFILWETPIRNWVEIQKIAEETENNIPKDYDDIHKQENAPEITILSPLENSSFSKNQTVNISVVDRSKFSLGQIDFYLNEKFLGSASSYPFGFSFNLNDSIFSSGTKTLKLVVYDKVKNKSEYNITLKFTD, encoded by the coding sequence ATGAAACGAAAAAGAAAAATAGTAAAATTTTTGCCTATTCTCGTCATACTGGCCGCGATAGCTTCGGGGCTTCTTTTGGTCAGGTGGTTTGAAAATTTAGCTATCCCCGACTATAGCACTTTTGATCAACGAAAAGTTGCTGAATCCACCAAAATCTACGACAAAACGGGGAAAAACGTTCTTTATGACATACATGAGAATATAAAAAGAACGGTTGTCCCCTATGAAGACATTCCGCGAAACATAAAAAACGCCACGGTGGCAATAGAAGATTCGGAATTTTACCAGCATAAAGGAATAAGTCCGATCGGAATATTGCGCGCGCTTTTTGTGGATATAATGTCCGGAGAATTAAAACAGGGAGGGTCCACAATAACGCAGCAACTCGCGAAAAACTCTTTTCTTACCGGAGAAAAAACCTTTACCAGAAAAATAAAAGAGCTTTTTATCGCGTTAAAACTGGAAAAAACGCTTTCCAAAGACCAAATTCTCACTTTATATCTGAATGAAATTCCCTATGGAGGAAGCAATTACGGAATTGAGGCCGCGGCAAATTCTTTTCTGGGAAAATCAGTAAAAGACCTCACGCTTGCGGAAGCGGCATATCTTGCCGCGCTTCCTCAAGCGCCTTCTTATTATTCTCCTTACGGCGTCCACGTCGACGACCTTGAAAAAAGAAAAGATTTAGTTCTTCAAAGAATGCTTAATCTGAATTTTATTGAAGAAGAAGAATACGAAAAAGCCAAAACTGAAAAAATTGCATTTCTCACCGCCGAAGAAAAAGGAATACAAGCGCCCCATTTCGTAATGTTCGTAAAAAGCTATCTTGAAGAAAAATACGGGAAAGACATTGTTGAACAAGGGGGGCTAAGAGTTATAACGACGCTTGATTTGGACTTACAGCGAGAAGCCGAAAAAATAGTAAAAAAATACGCGGAGGAGAACCAGGTCAAATTCAACGCGTACAACGCAGGGCTCACCGCTGTTGACCCAAAAACAGGGCAAATTCTCGTGATGGTAGGTTCAAGAGACTGGAACACGGATCCTCTTCCTGAAAACTGCACCCCGGGAGTAAACTGCAAGTTTGAGCCAAGCGTAAATGTAACCGCTTACCAAAAAGGAAGACAACCCGGTTCTTCTTTTAAACCATTTGTTTATGCCACCGCCTTTAAAAAAGGGTATATAGACAAAACTGTTGTTTTTGATTTATTCACCGAATTCAGCTCTTTGTGCAACCCGAACGGAACCCCTAAACCGGGAGTAAAATCCGAGGTTTGTTATCATCCGGAAAACTATGACCATGTTTACAGGGGCCCAATCAGTCTAAGAGACGCGCTGGCACAATCAATAAATGTTCCGGCGGTAAAAACGCTTTATCTTGCCGGGTTGAAAGACTCTCTTGCAACAGCCAAAGATCTTGGAATAAACACCTTGGGAGACCCCTCAAGATACGGGCTCACGCTGGTTCTTGGGGGCGGGGAAGTTAAACTCCTTGAAATGACCGGCGCTTATTCGGTTTTTGCAAACGATGGCGTAAAAAATTCACTGACGCCGATTTTGGAAATAAAAGATAACGAAGGAGATATTTTGGAAAAATTCAACTCAAAACCAAAACGCGTGTTGGAAGAAAAAATAGCGCGTATGATAAACGACGTGCTCTCGGACAACAATGCCAGAACTCCGGCTTTTGGTGAAAGTTCTTACCTTTATTTTCCCGAAAGACAGGTTGCGGCAAAAACAGGAACAACAAACGACTACCGCGACGCCTGGGTAATAGGCTATACGCCCAATTTCGCCGCCGGAGTATGGGTGGGCAACAACGACAACAGCTCCATGGAAAAAAAGGTGGCGGGGTTCATCGCGGCTCCCATGTGGAACGCATTTATGAAAAAAGCGCTTGAGCAAACAACAAAAGAAGATTTTTTGAAACCGGAAAGAACAGGGGAAGGCGAATTGAAACCCGTATTAACGGGAAATTGGCGCGGAGGCATAATTTATATTGTCGACAAAATAACGGGAAAACTCGCGACAAACAACACACCCGAAGAAATGAAGGAAATAAAAGTTTTAACGCAAATTCATTCAATCCTTTATTGGGTAGATAAAAACAATCCACTTGGAGAAAAACCATCGAACCCCGGGGAAGACCCTCAATTTATTTTATGGGAAACACCGATAAGAAATTGGGTGGAAATTCAAAAAATAGCGGAAGAAACGGAAAACAATATCCCAAAAGATTATGATGACATACACAAACAGGAAAACGCTCCGGAAATAACAATTTTAAGCCCGCTGGAAAATTCATCTTTTTCAAAAAACCAAACCGTAAACATCAGTGTTGTTGACCGTAGTAAATTTTCCTTGGGGCAAATAGATTTTTATCTCAATGAAAAATTCCTTGGTTCAGCCTCGTCTTACCCCTTTGGATTTTCTTTTAATTTAAACGATTCTATTTTTTCTTCTGGCACGAAAACATTAAAACTGGTGGTTTATGACAAAGTAAAAAATAAAAGTGAATACAATATCACTTTGAAATTTACCGATTAA
- a CDS encoding ATPase, T2SS/T4P/T4SS family, producing the protein MAIFDEEKQKLKIEHLRQKEEEEVTNLLSKKYGIPYADLSEMTIDLDYLKLIPEQDSRKGKIAVFQGIGKKIQVAEQNPTLETAKIWIKKLSEDYEIQPFLVSNKSLEKAWSRYKEVPAFVELSKGIIDISPERIEEFLSQAYSLENLKAAFLQKTATGENRKISELLEILMAGAFGTDASDIHIEPEENEVKIRFRIDGVLHDVLEFDQRAYKLLLSRIKLISEMKLNIKEKAQDGRFSVKIKNEEIEIRTSALPGPYGESLVLRILNPKSINVNFAELGMDPSLQEIIKTQIKKPNGMILTTGPTGSGKTTTLYAFLKEIQSPEIKIITLEEPIEYHLEGITQTQTNSEKGYDFSSGLRSILRQDPDVIMVGEIRDLEAAEIALNAALTGHLVFSTIHTNDAAGTIPRLIELGANPNIIAPAVNLAIAQRLVRKLCPYCKKEYKPKEEELAILSKIMEGLPKKIEKIDIKKAKLYQASGCEKCGGIGYKGRIGIFEGILIDDEMEKLVMKNPSETEIREASVRQEMLVMKQDATLKILKGETSFDEVRRVVDME; encoded by the coding sequence GTGGCTATCTTCGACGAAGAAAAACAAAAATTGAAAATAGAACATCTCCGTCAAAAAGAGGAAGAGGAAGTCACTAATCTTTTGTCAAAAAAGTACGGGATTCCGTATGCCGACTTGTCGGAAATGACCATTGACCTGGATTATCTCAAACTTATTCCGGAGCAAGATTCAAGAAAAGGCAAAATAGCGGTGTTTCAGGGCATCGGCAAAAAAATCCAGGTGGCGGAACAAAACCCAACCCTGGAAACAGCAAAAATATGGATTAAAAAGCTTAGCGAAGATTACGAAATTCAGCCTTTTTTGGTTTCAAACAAAAGCCTTGAGAAAGCGTGGTCAAGGTATAAAGAAGTTCCAGCGTTCGTAGAGCTTTCAAAAGGAATAATAGACATTTCACCGGAAAGGATAGAAGAATTCCTCAGCCAGGCTTATTCTCTTGAAAATTTAAAAGCGGCGTTCCTTCAAAAAACGGCTACCGGCGAAAACAGAAAAATTTCTGAACTTTTGGAAATACTCATGGCCGGCGCTTTTGGAACGGACGCTTCGGATATCCACATAGAACCGGAAGAAAACGAAGTAAAAATAAGATTCCGCATAGACGGAGTTCTTCACGACGTTCTGGAATTCGATCAACGTGCGTACAAACTACTCCTTTCGCGGATAAAACTGATTTCGGAGATGAAACTCAATATAAAGGAAAAGGCTCAAGACGGACGTTTCTCCGTAAAGATAAAAAACGAAGAAATAGAAATACGTACGTCGGCTCTCCCGGGACCTTACGGAGAATCTTTGGTTCTAAGAATACTTAATCCGAAATCAATAAACGTCAATTTCGCCGAATTGGGTATGGACCCTTCCCTGCAGGAAATCATAAAAACCCAAATCAAAAAACCCAACGGCATGATACTTACCACTGGCCCCACGGGTTCGGGAAAAACAACGACTCTTTACGCTTTCCTAAAAGAAATCCAGTCTCCGGAAATAAAGATAATAACGCTCGAAGAACCGATAGAATACCACCTTGAAGGAATCACGCAAACGCAGACAAATTCGGAAAAAGGATATGATTTTTCTTCGGGGCTTCGCTCAATATTAAGGCAGGACCCAGATGTCATCATGGTCGGCGAGATAAGGGACCTGGAAGCAGCGGAGATAGCCTTAAACGCGGCCTTAACCGGGCACCTGGTCTTTTCCACGATACACACCAACGATGCCGCCGGCACCATACCGCGGCTTATAGAACTCGGAGCCAATCCGAATATAATCGCGCCGGCTGTCAACTTGGCAATAGCCCAGCGTCTTGTCAGAAAATTATGCCCTTACTGCAAAAAAGAATACAAACCGAAAGAAGAAGAGTTGGCCATTCTTTCAAAAATAATGGAGGGATTACCTAAAAAAATAGAAAAAATCGACATAAAAAAAGCGAAGCTTTATCAGGCATCGGGATGCGAGAAATGCGGGGGAATAGGATACAAAGGAAGAATTGGAATTTTTGAAGGAATTCTTATAGACGACGAGATGGAAAAATTAGTTATGAAAAATCCGTCGGAAACAGAAATAAGAGAAGCCAGCGTGAGGCAAGAAATGCTGGTCATGAAACAGGACGCGACATTGAAAATTTTAAAAGGGGAAACTTCATTTGATGAAGTTAGGAGAGTGGTGGATATGGAATAA